From Bradyrhizobium erythrophlei:
CGCATCGGGGAATCTGGAGATTGTCGGCGCGAGATTCCGGGTTCGCCTTCGGCGCCCCGGAATGACAGGGACTATTTCCGATAAACCGTCTTCGGATCGAACAGCCTGTCCGCATCCACGAACGACAATCGCGCCCCATTCTCGCCGGCCTCGACCTTGCGGTAGAAGCACGAATGGCGGCCGGTGTGACAGGCGGCGCCGTTCTGCTCGACCCGGATCCAGACCGCATCCTGATCGCAATCCAGCCGCATCTCGACCACGCGCTGCGTCTGACCTGAAGTCTCGCCTTTCCGCCATAACGCGTTGCGGGAGCGGCTGAAGTACCAAGCCTCGCCGCTCGCGATGGTCTTGCGCAGGGCCTCCTCGTTCATATGGGCGACCATCAACACGTCACCCGTCGCCGCATCGGTCGCCACGCAGGTGACGAGTCCGGACGCGTCGAATTTGGGCCTGAACGTGAGCCCTTCCTCGATGTTATTGATGTCAGTCGATGTCGACACGGTCAGTTCTCGCGAATTCCATAGCGTTTTCGAGCGAGGTGGACGCCGGTTCGCGTGAAGAAAACGCGCCAAACCAAAATATACGCGAGGTTACCGCGACGTGCCTCGCACCATGGACAGGAAACGCGCCTGCTCCGCGGGATTGTCGCGGAACATGCCGGTAAAGCGGCTGGTGAAGGTCGAGGCGCCGTGCTTGGCGACGCCGCGCACCGACATGCAGGTATGCTCCGCCTCGATCATCACGGCAACGCCGCGGGGTTTTAGGACCTCGTCGATCGCGGCGGCAATCTGGGCGGTCAGATGCTCCTGGGTCTGCAGCCGGCGGGCAAAGATGTCGGTCAGCCGCGCCAACTTCGACAGCCCCACCACCCGCTCCACCGGCGTATAGGCGATATGCGCCTTGCCGTAGAACGGCATCATGTGGTGTTCGCATTGCGAGGTGAACTCGATGTCGCGGATCAGCACAAAATCGTCATAGCCGGCGGTCTCGCCGAAGGTGCGGTTGAGCACCTCGGCCGGACACTGATGATAGCCCTGATAGAGTTCGTCAAAGGCCTCGACCACGCGGCGGGGCGTATCGAGCAGACCCTCACGCTGGGGGTTCTCGCCGATGTAGCTGAGTAACGTGTGCACCGCCGCTTCCGCCTCGGAGCGCGACGGACGCGGCTGATCGGCGCGGACGGCGGCCGCCAGAAATTCGGAAGGATCGAGTTCCGCCGGACGCATGTCCGCGAGCTTCGCCTCCGCAGTTTTGCTGTCGGAAGGCTTCGTTTCGGAAGGCTTCAGTTCGGAAGGCTTGCCTGGGCGGATGGATTTGATCAATGCGTCCATGTCAACTCCGTTCGACCGATCCAGAATGGACCGGAGTGTCACCGGCAGACGGGGCGGTTTGCCGCCGGACGCCTGAGTCTCACAATAACATCATCGCGCCGGATCGGTTTCGATTCGGCCGATGGCCGGACTGTATTTCCGGCATCGGCTCCCATATATAGGACCGTCGCCCCCAGCCGCCAAGGGCGAACGTACCAGACAGCCCGAGACGTCAAGCCTATGCTGAACGACATTTACAACAAGCGGATCATCGAATTAGCCGGGAATATCCCCCGGCTGGGGCGGCTCGCCGCGCCGGATGCCAGCGCCACGGCGCATTCCAAGCTATGCGGCTCGACCGTCAAGGTCGACCTCAAGATGGACGGCATAGTGGTCACCGACTTTGCCCATGACGTGAAGGCCTGCGCGCTCGGCCAGGCCTCTTCCTCGATCATGGCGAGCCATGTGGTCGGCTCGACCGCGAGCGAACTGCGCGAATTACGCGAGACCGTGCGCAGAATGCTGAAGGAAAACGGCCAGCCGCCGCAAGGCAAATGGGCCGATATCGCCCTGCTCGAGCCGGTCCGCGATTACAAGGCCCGCCACGCCTCGACCCTCCTGACCTTCGATGCCGTGGTCGACGCCATCGGCCAGATCGAGGCCAAGGCAAAACAGCCGGCATCGGCGTAAGGGGTCAATACGCGGTCGCCATGCCCGCGAATGCGGGCATCTGGTACGTCGGGAAATCTCGATCAACCGCTGAAGCCGCGTCGTACTGGATCATCCGCTTTCGCGGATGATGACATCGTTTTTTGGGTCTATTGTCGCTACTTCGCCGGCGTCGCCACGATCCCGCCGGTCGGCGCGGCGGCTTCCGCCGTCCTGGTGGATTTCACGGCCTGCGGATTGATCGCGGCGTCTCCGGCATTGCCGACAAACCGATCCTGCACCGGCTTGGGCGCAAGCTCGGCCACTGGCACAATGGCGACGTCCAGCTTCGGCAGCACCTCGGCGACCGCATCG
This genomic window contains:
- the hisI gene encoding phosphoribosyl-AMP cyclohydrolase, whose amino-acid sequence is MTVSTSTDINNIEEGLTFRPKFDASGLVTCVATDAATGDVLMVAHMNEEALRKTIASGEAWYFSRSRNALWRKGETSGQTQRVVEMRLDCDQDAVWIRVEQNGAACHTGRHSCFYRKVEAGENGARLSFVDADRLFDPKTVYRK
- the folE gene encoding GTP cyclohydrolase I FolE encodes the protein MDALIKSIRPGKPSELKPSETKPSDSKTAEAKLADMRPAELDPSEFLAAAVRADQPRPSRSEAEAAVHTLLSYIGENPQREGLLDTPRRVVEAFDELYQGYHQCPAEVLNRTFGETAGYDDFVLIRDIEFTSQCEHHMMPFYGKAHIAYTPVERVVGLSKLARLTDIFARRLQTQEHLTAQIAAAIDEVLKPRGVAVMIEAEHTCMSVRGVAKHGASTFTSRFTGMFRDNPAEQARFLSMVRGTSR
- a CDS encoding iron-sulfur cluster assembly scaffold protein, which produces MLNDIYNKRIIELAGNIPRLGRLAAPDASATAHSKLCGSTVKVDLKMDGIVVTDFAHDVKACALGQASSSIMASHVVGSTASELRELRETVRRMLKENGQPPQGKWADIALLEPVRDYKARHASTLLTFDAVVDAIGQIEAKAKQPASA